The following is a genomic window from Acidobacteriota bacterium.
GTGATACGGCCACAAATAAAGCTGGTACTTGCCGCTGGCTTCGAGCTGTTCGCAGTAGTGAATAAACTGCCGCCGGAGCCACATCACATCCGCTCCGAGTTGTTTGGCCATAGCTGGATTTGGCTGGAACTTGCCGCGCCGGTATTCATCGGCTGAAACGATGGTGTGGGCATCCGGATGGCTCCCGTCGTCACGCAGGTGAGCACTGGTGAAAAACACCTGATAGGGCAGGTGGGTGTCCATCGTACACGTAATCTGCGACAACACATGAATATAGCGATAAATGAACTGCACCAGGTTGTTTTGGGCATCCATCGCGCCCGTTCCTGAGCGACCAGCCACAAAAAGCGACCCTGACGGGAAGGTAAAGTCCACCTGATCGTCAATGACCAGCATATGAACTTTGGTTTTATCGCTTCCAACCGGTTTCAATCCGTGTTTTTGCTTCCAGATTTCGGCTTTGCGAATCAGGGTATTGGCGTCATTGACGTTGAATTCAGGCCGTTGGGCGTGCTTGAAGTCATAGTGGTCCGGAACCGGTAACATCTGGATTTGGGGTTTCATTTGAGTATTCATCATAAAAGGGCTCCTTAAATTGAGGGCTGAAGGCTTGGGGCTGAGGGCTTGGGGCTGAGGGCTTGGGGCTGAAAACATCGGGCTGAAGAATTTCATTCCTCATCCCTTTGGTCGCCTCAAGCCCTTAGCCTCCAGCCTTCAATTCCAACAATCGAATTTCCTGTGATGTCACCACATACAGACCCTGGCGACCAGCAATCAGTTGACATCCGGCATCCACAAAACTTTCGGTATCAGGAAATTCACGGGTTTTGAGTATCTGGTTAAACTTTGGCTCCATTCGAATAATGCCATCATCGGTGGCAACGAGCAGAAAATTTCCAACCGCGCATTTTCCGCGAAGCGTTGAAAGCCAGCTTCCATCACCGGCTTCGGCTTCCGCCGTGGCTTCAATTGTTCCGTTGGGCCGGATCACCGTGCAGCGGTTGACGGTTCGGCCCTGAATGTTTTCTGAAGTGAAAAACCACGCCCGGTCATCCGTGAACAGACAGTTGGCTTCCAGCAGTTGCCCACGAAATTTCGGCAGGCTGATATTGTCGTTGAGTCCAGGCTGGGTGGTGTGAAAAGTGAACGCAACACTCAGTTCACCAGCTCGATACAATCCAAACCCGAATTTTGAACCAACCCAAAATTGAGTTTGACCGGTGAGGACTTCGCCGACTAGCTCTGGCCCATAGTTGCCATCCCGCATTAACTGCCCGCTGGTAATCCAGTACCGGGCACTTTCGGTCGCCGCCACTGCTGGCTGGTTATGGAACATATCCACACTGAGCCGATCAATGTGCGGATTATCCGGGGTGAGT
Proteins encoded in this region:
- a CDS encoding nicotinamidase, whose amino-acid sequence is MKPQIQMLPVPDHYDFKHAQRPEFNVNDANTLIRKAEIWKQKHGLKPVGSDKTKVHMLVIDDQVDFTFPSGSLFVAGRSGTGAMDAQNNLVQFIYRYIHVLSQITCTMDTHLPYQVFFTSAHLRDDGSHPDAHTIVSADEYRRGKFQPNPAMAKQLGADVMWLRRQFIHYCEQLEASGKYQLYLWPYHCLLGSNGHRLAGVVEEARLFHSFARGAENRPEIKGGNPLTEHYSIFAPEVTTCWDSRPIPGAQKNTHLVKTLMEADVVLMAGLASSHCVRGSIADFLGEIQRQDPKLAKKVYILRDCTAAVVVPGGPDFTDEAERAFQNFKDAGMHIVNSTDPIESWPEIQATGLC